In a genomic window of Leifsonia xyli subsp. cynodontis DSM 46306:
- a CDS encoding YceI family protein: MTIEIPGYKVGTWTIDPAHSEVGFSIRHLMISKVKGVFEDFDATFVTAENPLESSVTAHARVASVNTKNADRDAHLRTGDFFLAEEHPTIDFVSTGVRQEDGEFLVDGDLTIKGVTKPVTFEFDFGGFGRDMYGNDKAGATAKTTINREDFGLTYNAALETGGVLLGDDVTIALEFQAVLQKG, from the coding sequence ATGACCATCGAGATCCCCGGCTACAAGGTCGGCACCTGGACCATCGACCCTGCGCACAGCGAGGTCGGCTTCAGCATCCGCCACCTCATGATCAGCAAGGTGAAGGGCGTCTTCGAAGACTTCGACGCCACCTTCGTCACAGCCGAGAATCCGCTCGAGTCGAGCGTCACCGCCCACGCCCGGGTCGCCAGCGTCAACACCAAGAACGCCGACCGCGACGCACACCTCCGCACCGGCGACTTCTTCCTCGCCGAGGAGCATCCGACCATCGACTTCGTCTCCACCGGCGTGCGCCAGGAAGACGGCGAGTTCCTGGTCGATGGCGACCTGACCATCAAGGGCGTCACGAAACCGGTCACCTTCGAGTTCGACTTCGGTGGCTTCGGCCGGGATATGTACGGCAATGACAAGGCTGGAGCGACGGCCAAGACCACAATCAACCGCGAGGACTTCGGCCTCACCTACAACGCGGCACTGGAGACGGGCGGCGTGCTGCTCGGCGACGATGTGACGATCGCGCTGGAATTCCAGGCGGTGCTGCAGAAAGGCTGA
- a CDS encoding metal-sensitive transcriptional regulator: MNADARIEWIPAAHDAEAKRRVANRLRRAHGQLAAVIKAVEQDAHCRDVVQQLSAVSKALDRAGFLVISTALRECLNDPEAEDATDPDELEKLFLTLA, encoded by the coding sequence ATGAACGCTGACGCCCGCATCGAATGGATCCCGGCCGCGCACGACGCCGAGGCGAAACGGAGGGTCGCGAACCGCCTGCGTCGGGCCCACGGACAGCTTGCGGCGGTCATCAAAGCGGTCGAGCAGGACGCCCACTGCCGCGATGTCGTGCAGCAGCTCTCGGCGGTCTCGAAAGCACTCGACCGGGCCGGTTTCCTCGTGATCTCGACCGCTCTGAGAGAGTGCCTGAACGATCCCGAGGCAGAGGACGCCACCGACCCGGACGAGCTGGAGAAGCTCTTCCTCACCCTCGCTTAG
- the nadD gene encoding nicotinate-nucleotide adenylyltransferase: protein MELTEKSRPRIGVMGGTFDPIHHGHLVAASEVAQSFDLDEVVFVPTGRPWQKGAVTPAEHRYLMTVIATASNPRFTVSRVDVDRTGPTYTIDTLRDLHEERPEAELFFITGADAIAQILSWRDVEELWKLAHFVAVSRPGHDLSISGLPQQDVNLLEVPALAISSTGCRDRVSRGLPVWYLVPDGVVQYISKHHLYRSVA, encoded by the coding sequence ATGGAGCTGACGGAGAAGAGCCGCCCACGCATCGGTGTGATGGGTGGCACCTTCGATCCCATCCATCACGGTCACCTCGTGGCCGCGAGCGAAGTGGCCCAGTCCTTCGACTTGGACGAGGTCGTCTTCGTGCCGACCGGCCGCCCTTGGCAGAAGGGAGCGGTGACCCCTGCCGAGCACCGGTACTTGATGACGGTCATCGCCACCGCCTCGAATCCACGCTTCACGGTGAGCCGGGTGGATGTGGACCGCACCGGCCCGACCTACACGATCGACACTCTGCGCGACCTCCACGAGGAGCGGCCCGAGGCCGAACTGTTCTTCATCACCGGCGCAGACGCCATCGCGCAGATCCTCAGCTGGCGCGATGTCGAGGAACTGTGGAAGCTCGCGCACTTCGTGGCTGTGAGTCGCCCGGGACATGACTTGAGTATTTCTGGACTTCCGCAACAGGACGTAAACTTGTTGGAAGTTCCGGCCCTGGCGATCTCTTCGACCGGCTGCCGGGATCGGGTGAGCAGGGGATTGCCGGTCTGGTATCTCGTCCCCGACGGGGTTGTCCAGTACATCTCCAAACACCATTTGTATCGGAGCGTTGCATGA
- a CDS encoding M20/M25/M40 family metallo-hydrolase: MTDALSDPATPPELDETAIIARDLIRFDTTNYGEGRSNGESAAAEYVEARLSALGLAPKLFDSEPGRTSVVARVEGRNSGKPALVVHGHLDVVPADPRTWTVDPFGGEIEDGMLWGRGAVDMKNMDAMILTAVGDILSAGERPERDLVLAFFADEEDGGRRGSHFLVDSHPELFAGATEAISEVGGYSIDLDGRRAYLLQTGEKSLVWIKLIARGPAAHGSRLIRDNAITRLAEAVVAIGRREWPLQLTATTTRLVAELGRLLNVDPQRVGPDEVVLRTGTAAGFILATLRATSNPSLLKAGYKHNVIPDTAEALIDIRTLPGDEDRVLAEIRDLVGDEVEIQVLHCDIGLEADFGGELVEAIAATLERHDPGAPVLPYLLSGGTDNKALSKLGITGYGFAPLRLPKELDFPALFHGVDERVPLEALVFARTVLRDLLRSY; this comes from the coding sequence ATGACCGATGCTCTGTCCGACCCAGCCACGCCCCCTGAGCTCGACGAGACCGCGATCATCGCGCGGGACCTCATCCGTTTCGACACCACCAACTACGGAGAGGGAAGGTCCAACGGCGAGAGTGCCGCTGCGGAGTACGTCGAGGCGCGGTTGAGCGCGCTCGGGCTCGCGCCGAAGCTGTTCGACTCGGAGCCCGGCCGAACGAGCGTCGTCGCCCGGGTCGAGGGCAGGAACTCCGGCAAGCCCGCGCTGGTGGTCCACGGCCACCTCGACGTCGTCCCCGCCGACCCGCGCACCTGGACGGTCGACCCGTTCGGGGGCGAGATCGAAGACGGAATGCTCTGGGGGCGTGGAGCCGTCGATATGAAGAACATGGATGCGATGATCCTGACCGCCGTCGGGGACATCCTGAGCGCAGGGGAGCGGCCGGAACGCGACCTCGTCCTCGCCTTCTTCGCCGATGAGGAAGACGGCGGCCGGCGCGGCTCCCACTTTCTGGTGGACAGCCACCCCGAACTGTTCGCCGGAGCCACCGAGGCCATCAGCGAGGTCGGCGGCTACTCGATCGACCTCGACGGCCGCCGCGCCTATCTGCTGCAGACGGGAGAGAAATCTCTGGTCTGGATCAAACTCATCGCCCGGGGCCCCGCCGCACACGGTTCCCGGCTCATCCGGGACAATGCGATCACCCGCCTCGCGGAGGCTGTCGTCGCCATCGGCCGCCGCGAATGGCCGCTCCAGCTCACGGCGACCACCACCCGGCTGGTCGCGGAGCTGGGCCGCCTCCTGAACGTCGACCCCCAGCGGGTCGGCCCCGACGAGGTCGTGTTGCGCACCGGCACGGCGGCGGGCTTCATCCTGGCCACCCTGCGCGCGACGAGCAACCCGTCGCTGCTGAAGGCGGGCTACAAACACAACGTCATCCCGGACACCGCGGAGGCGCTGATCGACATCCGCACCCTTCCCGGCGACGAGGACCGCGTGCTCGCCGAGATCCGCGACCTGGTCGGCGACGAGGTGGAGATCCAGGTCCTGCACTGCGACATCGGGCTGGAAGCGGACTTCGGCGGTGAGCTGGTCGAGGCGATCGCCGCGACGCTCGAACGCCACGATCCCGGCGCGCCCGTGCTCCCGTACCTTCTCTCCGGCGGCACGGACAACAAAGCGCTCAGCAAGCTCGGGATCACCGGGTACGGCTTCGCGCCGCTGCGACTCCCCAAGGAGCTCGACTTCCCCGCACTGTTCCACGGTGTCGACGAACGTGTGCCCCTCGAGGCGCTAGTGTTCGCGAGAACCGTCCTGCGCGACCTGCTGCGCAGCTACTGA
- a CDS encoding TFIIB-type zinc ribbon-containing protein — MKCPTDNSTLIMSERTGIEIDYCPECRGVWLDRGELDKIIERSAVPAADPTPARYDEQRLHPHNPYPQKKRRENWLSELFD, encoded by the coding sequence ATGAAGTGTCCCACCGACAACAGCACCCTCATCATGAGCGAGCGCACCGGCATCGAGATCGACTACTGCCCGGAGTGTCGCGGCGTGTGGCTTGATCGCGGCGAGCTCGACAAGATCATCGAGCGTTCCGCAGTGCCCGCGGCTGACCCGACCCCTGCTCGGTACGATGAGCAGCGCTTGCACCCGCACAACCCGTATCCGCAGAAGAAGCGTCGCGAGAACTGGCTCAGCGAGCTCTTCGACTGA
- a CDS encoding PAC2 family protein: MTDANSILGGRILVVAFEGWNDAGEAASGAVKTLKDQLDVVPVAEVDPELYFDFQFNRPVVADDDGRRRLIWPSAEVLGPARPGDTGDALASDVLLDATGANAGNIFLLLGTEPSRSWRSFTAEIMDVALASDIGAIVFLGAMLADVPHTRPISVFASSENAAVRAELGIERSAYEGPVGILSALAEGAEEVGIPTISIWASVPHYVHNAPSPKAVLALIDKLEELVDVTIPRGSLVEEATAWEAGIDALAVDDDEMAAYIQQLEQARDTVDSPEASGEAIAQEFERYLRRRDGRDGRAGDDPRRG; this comes from the coding sequence GTGACTGACGCGAACAGCATCCTCGGAGGGCGCATCCTCGTGGTGGCCTTCGAAGGGTGGAACGACGCTGGCGAGGCCGCCAGCGGGGCCGTCAAGACGCTCAAAGACCAGCTGGATGTCGTCCCGGTCGCCGAGGTCGACCCCGAGCTGTACTTCGACTTCCAGTTCAACCGGCCGGTCGTCGCGGACGACGACGGCCGCCGGCGCCTCATCTGGCCGTCCGCGGAGGTTCTGGGCCCGGCTCGCCCCGGCGACACCGGCGACGCGCTCGCCAGCGACGTGCTTCTCGATGCCACCGGCGCCAACGCGGGCAATATCTTCCTCCTCCTCGGCACCGAGCCTTCGCGCAGCTGGCGCAGCTTCACGGCGGAGATCATGGATGTGGCCCTGGCCTCCGACATCGGCGCCATCGTCTTCCTCGGCGCAATGCTGGCGGACGTGCCGCACACGCGCCCCATCTCCGTCTTCGCTTCGAGCGAGAACGCGGCCGTCCGTGCGGAGCTCGGCATCGAACGCTCTGCGTACGAGGGGCCGGTCGGCATCCTGAGCGCGCTCGCCGAAGGGGCGGAGGAGGTCGGCATTCCGACCATCTCCATTTGGGCGTCCGTTCCGCACTATGTACACAATGCGCCCAGCCCGAAAGCGGTGCTCGCACTCATCGACAAACTCGAAGAGCTGGTGGATGTCACCATCCCGCGTGGCTCGCTGGTGGAGGAGGCCACAGCCTGGGAAGCCGGGATCGACGCGCTGGCTGTGGACGACGACGAGATGGCCGCTTATATCCAGCAGCTGGAGCAGGCACGCGACACCGTGGACTCCCCCGAAGCCAGCGGCGAGGCGATCGCCCAGGAGTTCGAGCGCTACCTCCGCCGCCGCGATGGTCGCGACGGCCGCGCCGGCGACGACCCCCGCCGAGGCTGA
- a CDS encoding DUF3097 domain-containing protein, which yields MDDRYGTDVLAGDWRNAGRRPVPEAEAVRDLVVEEAVSGFCGAITRLEAQTVELEDYFGKRRVFPLGGSFLIDGAPVRLVAPKRAAGGRTRTASGSFSAGEANAQVARASRIFVEGRHDAELVERVWGDDLRVEGVVVEYLDGVDDLDAIVRDFAPARGRRIGVLVDHLVPGSKERRIAEQVARGKHGEHVLIVGHPYIDIWQAVKPERVGLTAWPSVPRSIPWKHGICQTLGMPHATQADIARAWKRILGRVRTYADLEPDLLGPVERLIDFVTEPA from the coding sequence ATGGACGACCGCTACGGAACCGATGTGCTCGCTGGCGACTGGCGGAACGCCGGGCGCCGCCCCGTGCCCGAAGCGGAGGCTGTGCGCGACCTCGTCGTCGAGGAGGCCGTCAGCGGCTTCTGCGGTGCGATCACCCGGCTCGAAGCGCAGACGGTCGAGCTGGAGGACTACTTCGGGAAGAGACGCGTCTTCCCCCTCGGGGGCTCCTTCCTGATCGACGGGGCGCCGGTGCGGCTGGTCGCCCCGAAGCGCGCGGCCGGCGGACGGACGCGAACCGCGTCCGGCTCGTTTTCGGCCGGCGAGGCGAACGCTCAGGTGGCGCGCGCCTCCCGGATCTTCGTCGAGGGCCGGCACGACGCTGAACTGGTGGAGCGGGTATGGGGCGACGATCTGCGCGTCGAGGGCGTCGTGGTGGAGTACCTGGACGGTGTGGACGATCTGGATGCGATCGTGCGCGATTTCGCACCGGCCCGCGGCCGGCGCATCGGCGTGCTGGTCGACCACCTCGTTCCCGGATCGAAGGAGAGAAGGATCGCCGAGCAGGTCGCGCGGGGGAAGCACGGCGAGCACGTGCTGATCGTCGGGCATCCGTACATCGACATCTGGCAGGCGGTGAAGCCCGAGCGGGTGGGACTGACGGCGTGGCCGAGCGTCCCGCGCTCGATCCCGTGGAAGCACGGGATCTGCCAGACGCTCGGGATGCCGCACGCGACCCAGGCCGACATCGCGCGGGCGTGGAAGCGCATCCTCGGCCGGGTGCGGACGTATGCGGACCTGGAACCGGATCTGCTCGGCCCGGTGGAGCGCCTCATCGACTTCGTGACCGAACCCGCTTAG
- a CDS encoding VIT1/CCC1 transporter family protein, whose protein sequence is MSTTSRTPSPADLKRWRRYLADERAEAAVYRDLAGRRDGEEREILLALADAEGRHEQHWLDLLGDQAGKPLRSDIRTRALGVLARRFGSVFVLALAQRAEARSPYATDADATAQMVADEQVHEEVVRALAARGRQRLSGTFRAAVFGANDGLVSNLALVLGVGASGVATEIVLLTGVSGLLAGALSMGAGEYVSVRSQRELLEASTPNPATRSALPDLDVDENELTLVYRARGMSPEEATAHAHEVLSTLGAHSSPMPGPGGKDAEHEEIGTGWNAALSSFCFFASGALVPILPYLVGLTGTSAVIVASVLVGLVLLGTGAIVGLLSGASPWKRALRQLGIGFGAAAATYLLGLLFGATGG, encoded by the coding sequence ATGAGCACCACATCACGCACCCCCTCCCCCGCCGACCTCAAGCGCTGGCGGCGCTATCTGGCCGACGAGCGGGCGGAAGCCGCCGTCTACCGCGATCTGGCAGGACGCCGGGACGGCGAGGAGCGCGAGATCCTGCTCGCTCTCGCCGACGCCGAGGGCCGCCACGAACAGCACTGGCTGGATCTGCTCGGCGACCAGGCCGGAAAGCCTCTGCGCAGTGACATCCGGACCCGGGCGCTGGGCGTCCTCGCCCGCCGGTTCGGCTCCGTCTTCGTGCTCGCGCTGGCCCAGCGGGCAGAGGCCCGCTCACCGTATGCGACGGACGCAGACGCGACCGCGCAGATGGTGGCCGACGAACAAGTACACGAGGAAGTCGTGCGCGCGCTCGCCGCTCGCGGACGGCAGCGGCTGTCGGGGACATTCCGCGCGGCGGTGTTCGGGGCGAACGACGGTCTCGTCAGCAATCTCGCGCTCGTGCTCGGCGTGGGCGCGAGCGGCGTCGCCACAGAGATCGTGCTGCTCACCGGTGTGTCGGGGCTGCTCGCGGGGGCGCTGTCGATGGGCGCCGGCGAGTACGTGTCGGTGCGCTCGCAGCGCGAACTGCTGGAGGCGTCCACCCCCAATCCAGCGACCCGTTCCGCGCTGCCAGACCTGGATGTGGACGAGAACGAGCTCACGCTCGTCTACCGGGCTCGTGGGATGTCCCCGGAGGAGGCGACCGCGCACGCGCACGAGGTGCTCAGCACCCTCGGGGCCCACTCCTCCCCCATGCCAGGCCCGGGCGGGAAGGACGCGGAGCACGAGGAGATCGGCACCGGCTGGAACGCGGCGCTGTCGAGTTTCTGCTTCTTCGCGTCGGGTGCGCTCGTCCCGATCCTGCCCTACCTCGTCGGGCTCACCGGGACGAGCGCCGTCATCGTCGCCTCGGTGCTCGTCGGGCTGGTTCTGCTGGGGACCGGCGCGATCGTCGGGCTGCTTTCGGGCGCATCCCCCTGGAAGCGCGCGCTGCGCCAGCTCGGCATCGGGTTCGGCGCCGCCGCCGCGACCTACCTTCTCGGCCTGCTCTTCGGCGCGACCGGCGGGTGA
- a CDS encoding LCP family protein has product MTDFPPRHVRVARGPAAVRHGRLPRRRAALSALRLLSGVIAVALVSTAFVSAYAVWDVSRSVKKGVQLVALPGHTAAPQDVPDVGAIDGGVNLLLVGTDSRSGLGGVYDNAAEQDASSGQGNNDVTMLLHIAQDHKSMMVVSFPRDLMVSMPECPALKGGGTVRSSSSAMFNTALSRGGLPCVVLTVEKLTGVQIPFAATVNFNGVSAMSNAVGGVAVCLATPVSDAYTNPPLHLPAGENTLVGDQALSFLRSRHGVGDGSDLGRISNQQVFLSALARKIVSGGVLSNPVQLYALAKAVVANVTPSQTLTNPTTLVQIALALKDTGLENMVFLQYPTVSDPDNANRVVPQSSAAKVVNQALVQDHSVKLTGTTGRAAEEPNATPTPTPAVTESATEPPAMSTPTGGGSVELPSNVTGQTAAQQTCTKGNN; this is encoded by the coding sequence ATGACCGATTTTCCGCCCCGACATGTCCGCGTCGCCCGCGGTCCGGCTGCTGTTCGGCATGGGCGGTTGCCGCGTCGGCGGGCAGCGCTCTCCGCGCTGAGGCTGCTGTCCGGCGTGATCGCGGTCGCCCTCGTCAGCACGGCGTTCGTCTCCGCTTATGCGGTGTGGGACGTGTCGCGCTCCGTGAAGAAGGGCGTCCAGCTGGTCGCCCTCCCTGGGCACACCGCCGCGCCGCAGGACGTCCCGGACGTCGGCGCCATCGACGGCGGCGTTAACCTGCTCCTTGTGGGCACGGACAGCAGGAGCGGACTCGGCGGTGTCTACGACAATGCCGCTGAGCAGGACGCGTCCAGCGGCCAAGGGAACAACGATGTGACGATGCTGCTGCATATCGCTCAGGATCACAAGAGCATGATGGTCGTCAGCTTCCCGCGTGACCTGATGGTGTCCATGCCGGAGTGCCCCGCGCTCAAAGGGGGTGGAACAGTCCGTTCCTCCTCCTCCGCGATGTTCAACACGGCTCTCTCGCGCGGCGGGCTGCCGTGCGTGGTGCTGACGGTCGAGAAACTGACCGGTGTGCAGATCCCGTTCGCGGCGACGGTGAACTTCAACGGCGTCAGCGCCATGTCGAACGCCGTCGGTGGGGTGGCGGTCTGCCTGGCCACACCGGTGAGCGACGCCTACACGAACCCACCGCTGCATCTGCCGGCGGGGGAGAACACGCTGGTCGGCGACCAGGCGCTCTCCTTCCTGCGCAGCCGCCACGGCGTCGGCGACGGCAGCGATCTCGGCCGCATCTCGAACCAGCAGGTCTTTCTCTCGGCGCTCGCGCGGAAGATCGTGAGCGGCGGAGTGCTGTCGAATCCGGTGCAGCTGTACGCGCTCGCGAAGGCTGTCGTCGCGAATGTGACGCCGTCGCAGACGCTGACGAACCCGACGACCCTGGTGCAGATCGCGCTGGCGCTGAAGGACACGGGTCTTGAGAACATGGTTTTTCTGCAGTATCCGACGGTCTCCGATCCGGACAACGCGAACCGGGTGGTTCCGCAGAGTTCGGCCGCGAAGGTGGTCAACCAGGCGCTCGTGCAGGATCACTCGGTGAAGCTGACCGGGACGACCGGCCGCGCGGCGGAGGAGCCGAACGCCACGCCCACGCCGACTCCGGCTGTCACCGAGTCGGCGACGGAGCCACCGGCCATGTCGACGCCGACCGGCGGAGGGTCTGTCGAGCTGCCCTCGAACGTCACCGGGCAGACCGCGGCACAGCAGACCTGCACGAAAGGCAACAACTGA
- a CDS encoding MBL fold metallo-hydrolase, whose amino-acid sequence MLLERIYDEDLAQASYVIGCQAGGKAIVVDPRRDIGVYLRLAAKNGLRIVGVTETHIHADYLSGTRELAAKTGATVYFSGEGGPGWTYGRHFDSATKMKHGHRIQLGNVVIEAVHTPGHTPEHLSFLVTDGAKADEPGFMLTGDFVFVGDLGRPDLLDEVAGFVDSRFQGARDLFASLRHRFLTLPDFVQVLPAHGSGSACGKALGAVATSTVGYERQFSWWGGYLARGDEQGFVDELLSGQPDAHAYFARMKRQNKSGPAVSGEVRELVEYTAEELRRGLADDALLFVDTRHNADVHAGTVESSLNIPGGKAASYGAWAVDPETEQRPIVLLAGSREKASEIRDHLLRVGIDTMRGYIVSLDGLELVRPRLVAPEDLDDLERTMLIDVRNRTEYGAGHLPGAEQISGGRVLWDLDLLPDPDAGTIVTYCQSGVRNSVAASALRREGYDVAELDGSYAAWLAILGNTPVTG is encoded by the coding sequence ATGCTGCTTGAGCGTATTTATGACGAAGACCTCGCGCAGGCGAGCTATGTCATCGGCTGCCAGGCCGGCGGCAAAGCCATCGTTGTCGACCCCCGCCGTGACATCGGCGTCTATCTCCGTCTCGCTGCGAAGAACGGCCTGCGCATCGTCGGCGTGACCGAGACTCACATCCACGCCGACTATCTCTCTGGCACACGCGAGCTTGCCGCGAAGACAGGAGCGACGGTCTACTTCTCTGGTGAAGGCGGACCCGGCTGGACATACGGCCGCCACTTCGACAGCGCAACGAAGATGAAGCACGGGCATCGCATCCAACTCGGCAACGTCGTCATCGAGGCGGTGCATACACCCGGCCACACCCCGGAGCACCTGTCGTTCCTCGTGACGGACGGTGCGAAGGCGGACGAACCGGGCTTCATGCTCACCGGAGACTTCGTCTTCGTCGGCGACCTCGGCCGTCCCGATCTGCTCGACGAGGTGGCTGGATTCGTCGATTCCCGGTTTCAGGGAGCGAGAGACCTCTTCGCGAGCCTGCGCCACCGCTTCCTCACCCTGCCCGACTTCGTACAGGTGCTGCCGGCGCACGGCTCGGGTTCGGCATGCGGCAAAGCCCTGGGTGCGGTCGCCACGTCCACCGTCGGCTATGAGCGCCAATTCTCCTGGTGGGGCGGGTACCTCGCGCGTGGGGACGAGCAGGGCTTCGTCGACGAGTTGCTCAGCGGCCAGCCCGACGCACACGCCTACTTCGCCCGAATGAAGCGGCAGAACAAGTCCGGCCCTGCGGTGAGTGGCGAGGTTCGGGAGCTGGTCGAGTACACGGCAGAGGAACTGCGACGCGGACTGGCCGACGATGCGCTGCTCTTCGTCGACACCCGTCACAACGCCGACGTGCATGCCGGCACTGTGGAGTCCTCGCTGAACATCCCCGGAGGCAAGGCGGCCAGCTATGGCGCCTGGGCGGTCGACCCCGAGACCGAGCAGCGCCCGATCGTGCTCCTCGCGGGCTCCCGTGAGAAAGCCTCGGAGATCCGGGACCATCTGCTCCGTGTCGGCATCGACACCATGCGCGGCTATATCGTCTCGCTCGACGGGCTCGAACTGGTGAGGCCCCGCCTGGTCGCGCCCGAAGACCTCGATGACCTCGAGCGGACCATGCTCATCGACGTCCGGAACCGCACCGAGTACGGCGCCGGCCACCTGCCCGGCGCCGAGCAGATCTCCGGCGGCCGTGTGCTCTGGGACCTCGACCTCCTCCCCGACCCCGACGCCGGAACGATCGTCACCTACTGCCAGAGCGGGGTGCGCAACAGCGTCGCAGCGAGCGCACTGCGCCGCGAAGGGTACGACGTCGCCGAACTCGACGGCAGTTACGCAGCCTGGCTCGCGATCCTGGGCAACACCCCCGTCACCGGCTGA
- the rsfS gene encoding ribosome silencing factor: MTATQHARDILQIAAAAADARSGTDIVALDVSGPLPLTDAFLLVSGRVERTVIAIASEVEDRLNEAGIRTLRREGKSEGRWVLLDFGDLVVHVFHEEDRMYYGLERLWKDCPVLPVAVPEHAE, translated from the coding sequence GTGACCGCCACCCAGCACGCCAGGGACATCCTGCAGATCGCGGCGGCCGCCGCCGACGCGAGGAGCGGGACGGACATCGTCGCGCTGGACGTCTCGGGCCCGTTGCCGCTGACGGACGCTTTTCTCCTGGTGAGCGGCCGGGTCGAGCGCACGGTCATCGCCATCGCCTCCGAAGTGGAAGACCGCCTCAACGAGGCCGGCATCCGCACGCTGCGCCGCGAGGGCAAGTCCGAGGGACGCTGGGTTCTCCTCGATTTCGGCGACCTCGTCGTCCACGTCTTCCACGAAGAGGACAGGATGTACTACGGCCTCGAGCGCCTGTGGAAGGACTGCCCGGTTCTCCCTGTGGCCGTCCCCGAGCACGCCGAGTAA